From the Bos javanicus breed banteng chromosome 7, ARS-OSU_banteng_1.0, whole genome shotgun sequence genome, the window TTTTTAACCATTTATAATGCGTATATTTAACTAATAAAGATTCAGTTTGTAAGTATATGCTAGGTATGAATGTTAACTCTTGAGACATCCCTAAACTGAGAAAATGTCCCTGTAATCAGGAAAACAGGTCACGGTAACATAAGGTGATGGGTGACCCTGAGCagtattggtgtgtgtgtgtgctaagtaacTGTAGTAGCTAGAAACTTGATGTACCAAGGCCATGGGCTGTTTGCAGGCATAGAATGGAGAAACTGATCCATTTTCTCTTCATCTCTAGTACACTGAGTTTTAGTAGATTGACATTTTGCTTTGTgtatacaatttattttaaaaatctaattcatcatgaggtttttaaaaaaaagatctcttgtaagagtaaaaaaaaagaacaggagaaaTATTCAATAGTTATGATGTGTACTATATAACATCAATATTGACTAACATGGATTATCTGAAACTCCTTAAGATGGAAGTCCCAAAATTATAGAAATTGAGATTATATAATAACAGTTCCTAATACTATGAATAAATTATCTGTGGCATACTGACAAAATATAGAGAAAGAAGTGCAATTGGGAGTAGTCCATATATAAAAAATCAGTTTATTATGGTGATAAAtagttgcaaagagatggacaattGGATACCAAGGCAGACATCTTGTGAAGTGAAAGAATTTaactcatgattttttttccaagtctCATTTTTTCTGTTATAGACCaatttttcttaaggaaatacCCAAGCTTCCTTTTAAGCAGTTCTCATTTCCTAATCATTCATTGTCTTCCAGGAATAACAGGAGTCATGGAAAATGCAAGTGACACCACAGGAATAAATTTCATCCTTCTAGGACTTTTTGACTACACACAGACCCATCTGTTCCTCTTTGCCATGGTGCTCATGGCCTTCCTCAGCTCCCTGATGGGCAACACCTTCATGATCATGCTCATTCAGGTGGATCCCCAGCTGCACACTCCCATGTACTTCCTGCTTAGCCAGCTCTCCTTTATGGACATGATGCTGGTTCTCACTATTGTCCCCAAAATGGCAGCCAACTACCTGATGCACAACAGGTCTATCTCTCCTGCTGGCTGTGGTACTCAAATCTTCCTGTTTCTCACTCTGGGAGGGGGCGAGTGCTTCCTCTTAGCCGCCATGGcgtatgaccgctatgtggccgtATGTCACCCCTTGAGATACCCGATCCtcatgaatcagaaactctgtttGCACATGACAGCAGGCTCCTGGCTTTTGGGAGGGGTGGATGGGCTGATGCAGGCTGGTGCCACTCTGAGCTTTCCTTACTGCCACTCTCGGGAAGTCAATCACTTCTTTTGTGAGGCACCATCGCTTGTTCACCTTGCCTGTGCTGACACCGTGATTTATGAGTTTTTCATGTACGTCTGTTGCGTCCTGATGCTCTTGATTCCACTGTCTCTCATTCTGGCTTCCTACAGTCTCATCTTGGCTGCTGTGCTCCATATGCAGTCCACCGCAGCCAGGAAGAAAGCCTTTGCGACCTGTTCCTCCCATCTGGCAGTCGTGGGGCTCTTCTATGGCACTCTCATGTTTATCTACATGCGGCCCAAATCCTACCATTCAGGGGTGCATGACAAGGTGGTTTCTGCTTTCTACACCATCTTCACCCCTGTGTTGAACCCCCTTATATACAGTGTGAGGAATAAAGATGTCAAGGGGGCTTTGAGAAAGTGGCTAGTAAAGCACTTTCGATGGTCTCAATAGTGATCATTATTCTCCAAAATGGCATTATTAGATTTAGGTTATGAAATACAGTTTGTATCaacatattttctctctctttcccagttTGCATTgatttttacaaattatttcttttatatttgataaattaattaaaaatgacatttgtcATATTTTTACACCTTATCATATTTTCTTCTGAACTTTGAACCTCAGCAATAAGATTGAGGCACTATAATACAAGATATGTTAAGTATCAACCATGTAATTTGTATTTTggtatattcaataaaaattcttaattattatggacatgaattattttaaaagtgcataattattttgaagaaagTACTGTAGAACTAAATTCATATACTTTTGATAAATTTCAAATGagcaaataattatatatatgaaagttgcaAGAAATATTCATCAAAATGTTTTCAGGGGAATTATTATTCTTGATTATGTTATTAAAAACATCTTTAGATAAAGAGATTAGGCTATGTACATTGAGGGATTGTCAATATATGAAGTAACTATGAAGAAGTCAAcatctttatttgaaaaacagaaaaactattaaaGTAATATGTGATTAAATTTATCACATAAATTAACATAGATAatacccatcacttcatgggaaatagatggggaaacagtggaaacagtgtcagactttatttttggggggtctccaaaatcactacagatggtgattgcagccatgaaattaaaagacacttactccttggaagaaaagttatgaccaatctagatagcatattgaaaagcagagacattactttgccaacaaaggtccatctagacaaggctatggtttttccagtggtcatgtatggatgtgagagttggactgtgaagaaagctgagggctgaagaattgatgcttttgaactgtggtgttggagaagactcttgagagtcccttggactgcaaggagatccaaccagtccattctgaaggagatcagccctgggatttctttggaaggaatgatgctaaagctgaaactctagtactttggccacctcatgtgaagagttgactcattggaaaagattctgatgctgggagggattaggggcaggaggagaaggggatgacagaggatgagatggctggatggcctcactgactcgatggatgtgagtctgagtgaactccaggagttggtgatggacagggaggtctggcatgctgggattcatggggtcgcaaagagttggacacgactgagtgactgaattgaactgaacacacaTAGATTATATACAGCTGTAATTAGAGCAGAAAATATCCaagtatttttttcatatatttcttgcTTTCTGTTAACTGTCCTACAGATAGAAGAAATCATCTGTGATCACAAGGAAACTTTGGGACCAACTGTTTTACATCTAGTGTTTAACTGAGGGGAGTGAATCTAAGTTTATTGGA encodes:
- the LOC133252111 gene encoding olfactory receptor 2T33-like → MENASDTTGINFILLGLFDYTQTHLFLFAMVLMAFLSSLMGNTFMIMLIQVDPQLHTPMYFLLSQLSFMDMMLVLTIVPKMAANYLMHNRSISPAGCGTQIFLFLTLGGGECFLLAAMAYDRYVAVCHPLRYPILMNQKLCLHMTAGSWLLGGVDGLMQAGATLSFPYCHSREVNHFFCEAPSLVHLACADTVIYEFFMYVCCVLMLLIPLSLILASYSLILAAVLHMQSTAARKKAFATCSSHLAVVGLFYGTLMFIYMRPKSYHSGVHDKVVSAFYTIFTPVLNPLIYSVRNKDVKGALRKWLVKHFRWSQ